A single region of the Labeo rohita strain BAU-BD-2019 chromosome 3, IGBB_LRoh.1.0, whole genome shotgun sequence genome encodes:
- the nucb1 gene encoding nucleobindin-1 — protein MTGVLKGLLLLSLCLVVWTVPIDRNQDPPQEEKAEENVDTGLYYDRYLREVIEVLETDPHFREKLQNANTDDIKNGRLSKELDLVGHHVRTRLDELKRQEVSRLRMLLRAKLDSTNAQSVQMDHASLLKQFEHLDPHNQNTFEAKDLELLIATATKDLENYDAERHEEFKRYEMLKEHERREYLKSLDQEKREKEEKRIEELKEKHRQHPKVNAPGSVDQLREVWKETDGLDPQEFNPKTFFKLHDTNGDGVLDEQELEALFTKELEKVYDPKNEEDDMMEMEEERLRMREHVMQSVDLNHDRLVSLEEFLKSTEKKEFNNPKEWETLDDTKPVYTEEELLRFETELRDKEVELGRRAEKLRQEQELLKERSKALEAQKREYQQAVMEMSQKQKEQQAVNRQPPSGPNGELQFQQEIQKLAKEDSQVVKVPVDQNGEVQNNLPAEPPQNLPQHTS, from the exons ATGACAGGGGTCTTGAAAGGGCTGCTGCTTTTGTCTCTGTGTTTGGTGGTGTGGACAGTGCCAATAGATCGCAACCAAGACCCTCCTCAGGAAGAGAAAGCAGAGGAGAATGTG GATACTGGTCTGTACTATGACCGTTACCTCAGAGAGGTGATTGAGGTGTTGGAAACAGACCCTCACTTCAGAGAGAAACTGCAGAACGCCAACACAGACGACATCAAG AATGGACGCCTCAGTAAGGAGTTGGATTTGGTGGGCCATCATGTGAGGACGCGACTGGATGAGTTGAAGAGGCAAGAGGTCTCACGCCTTAGGATGTTGTTGAGGGCTAAACTGGACAGCACTAACGCACAGA GTGTTCAGATGGATCATGCCTCCTTGTTGAAGCAGTTTGAACATCTGGATCCTCATAATCAAAACACATTTGAAGCCAAAGACCTGGAGCTGCTTATCGCCACG GCCACTAAAGATCTTGAAAATTACGATGCGGAGCGTCATGAGGAGTTTAAGCGCTACGAGATGCTGAAAGAACATGAGAGGAGAGAGTACCTTAAGAGCTTGGACCAGGAGAAGAGAGAGAAGGAGGAGAAGAGAATCGAGGAGCTGAAAGAAAAGCACCGGCAACATCCTAAAGTTAACGCTCCG GGGAGTGTGGATCAGTTACGGGAGGTCTGGAAAGAGACAGATGGGCTGGATCCACAGGAGTTTAATCCTAAGACTTTCTTTAAGCTGCAcg ATACAAATGGTGACGGTGTGTTGGATGAGCAAGAGCTGGAAGCCCTTTTCACAAAAGAG CTGGAGAAGGTATATGATCCCAAGAATGAAGAGGATGACATGATGGAGATGGAGGAGGAGAGGCTGAGGATGCGAGAACACGTCATGCAAAGC GTAGATCTCAATCATGATAGACTGGTCAGCCTGGAAGAGTTCCTCAAATCTACGGAGAAGAAAGAGTTTAACAACCCAAAAGAATGGGAG ACACTGGATGATACAAAGCCAGTGTACACAGAAGAGGAGCTGCTGCGCTTTGAGACAGAACTTCGGGATAAGGAGGTGGAGCTTGGCAGAAGGGCGGAGAAATTACGACAGGAGCAGGAACTTCTTAAAGAGAGGAGCAAAGCTCTAGAAGCCCAGAAACGAGAATATCAGCAG GCAGTAATGGAGatgtcacaaaaacaaaaggaaCAACAGGCAGTGAATAGACAGCCTCCCTCAGGTCCTAATGGAGAGCTCCAGTTTCAACAAGAGATCCAGAAACTAGCAAAGGAAGACAGTCAAG tGGTGAAAGTCCCAGTCGATCAGAATGGAGAAGTTCAAAATAACCTGCCAGCTGAGCCACCACAGAATCTGCCTCAGCACACCTCCTAA